A window of the Streptococcus sp. 116-D4 genome harbors these coding sequences:
- a CDS encoding DNA-dependent RNA polymerase subunit epsilon, producing the protein MIYKVFYQETKERSPRRETTRALYLEIDASSELEGRIAARQLVEENRPEYNIEYIELLSDKLLDYEKETGAFEITEF; encoded by the coding sequence ATGATTTACAAAGTTTTTTATCAAGAAACAAAAGAACGTAGCCCACGTCGTGAAACAACACGCGCGCTTTACTTAGAAATCGATGCCAGCTCAGAACTTGAGGGTCGTATCGCTGCTCGCCAACTTGTCGAAGAAAATCGCCCAGAGTACAATATCGAGTATATCGAACTCTTGTCTGACAAATTGCTAGATTACGAAAAAGAAACTGGCGCCTTCGAAATCACGGAGTTCTAA